The following are from one region of the Salvia splendens isolate huo1 chromosome 2, SspV2, whole genome shotgun sequence genome:
- the LOC121790302 gene encoding charged multivesicular body protein 7 translates to MEEAEEAAAAAAAAFVRREVEDWDEEVKSRARFKALSGQRSDWEARYCFWRDLIVKTARHLRVLVIRPSRLTRLWFRRRPDGLSPLCLDQVLLEMHRAGDLLLPRASSSSSRLPHIFRRALDFLPLGDRRPLALTADCYILAPLLEERSVEVITKLSENCWTSTCVVTMDKFGEVCAGSEEERLAILDYLETRGRATRLVINRPHPIEGVKLCISPAAASAASTTDYSLLHLTWTAEKLGKQLHLIDQRYQKSRESAIASLREANKKLALRHTKELKLASQSRERCSALLDQVEKVLQAITDAESSKKVAEALQSSKRAMQENQVNIEEVEQCLLELDENIDALKRLDNALEATTTYGEIDDEDIEEEFKTLQLELNSTKTVAAKAEISEETETDALSNVLSNLRLKSEEAKKVEAECCTDENMSNDGGLEAA, encoded by the exons ATGGAGGAGGCAGAggaagcggcggcggcggcggcggcggcgtttGTGAGGAGAGAGGTGGAGGACTGGGACGAGGAGGTGAAGAGTCGAGCGCGATTCAAAGCGCTGAGCGGGCAGAGGTCGGATTGGGAGGCGCGCTACTGTTTTTGGAGGGATTTAATCGTGAAGACAGCTCGACACCTCCGCGTCTTAGTCATCCGCCCTTCCCGCCTCACCCGCCTCTGGTTCCGCCGCCGCCCCGACGGCCTCTCCCCTTTGTGCCTTGATCAAGTGCTCCTTGAAATGCACCGCGCCGGAGACTTGCTGCTTCCTCGcgcttcttcctcctcttctcGCCTCCCTCACATTTTCCGCAGGGCGCTCGATTTTCTCCCCCTCGGCGATCGCCGCCCTCTCGCTCTCACCGCCGACTGCTACATTCTCGCACCGCTCTTGGAG GAACGATCTGTAGAAGTAATTACCAAATTGTCGGAAAATTGTTGGACTAGTACCTGTGTTGTCACCATGGACAAGTTTGGGGAAGTTTGTGCGGGCTCTGAGGAGGAACGACTTGCCATTTTGGATTACTTGGAAACACGCGGAAGAGCTACACGCCTTGTCATCAACAGACCTCATCCTATAGAG GGTGTTAAATTGTGTATTTCTCCTGCGGCAGCTTCTGCTGCCTCAACTACGGATTACAGTTTACTGCACTTAACTTGGACTGCTGAGAAGCTGGGGAAGCAGCTTCATTTGATTGACCAacgatatcaaaa AAGTAGGGAGTCTGCTATAGCATCTCTTAGAGAAGCAAACAAGAAACTTGCCCTGAGACATACAAAAGAACTGAAGCTGGCATCTCAAAGTAGAGAGAGGTGCTCGGCACTATTGGACCAGGTGGAGAAAGTTCTCCAGGCTATCACGGATGCTGAGTCCTCCAAAAAG GTGGCGGAAGCCTTGCAGAGCAGCAAACGTGCTATGCAGGAAAACCAAGTTAACATTGAAGAAGTTGAACAGTGCCTGCTGGAACTTGATGAGAACATTGATGCACTGAAACGACTTGATAACGCTCTAG AAGCAACTACAACATATGGTGAGATAGATGATGAAGATATCGAAGAAGAATTTAAGACGCTGCAGCTGGAGCTAAACAGCACAAAGACAGTTGCAGCAAAGGCTGAGATATCAGAAGAAACTGAAACAGATGCTTTGAGCAATGTGTTGTCGAATCTTCGTCTCAAGAGTGAGGAAGCCAAGAAGGTGGAGGCAGAATGTTGCACAGATGAAAATATGTCAAATGATGGAGGCCTTGAAGCGGCTTGA